One window of Thiomicrorhabdus lithotrophica genomic DNA carries:
- the panD gene encoding aspartate 1-decarboxylase yields MQVTLLKSKLHRVTTTHAELDYEGSCAIDGHLLEVAGIREYEQIQIYNINNGERFTTYAIRAEDHSGIISVNGAAAHKANPNDLLIIATYAAMDEAEAESFKPKLVYFDENNKITHTRNTLPTQASNISKAS; encoded by the coding sequence ATGCAAGTAACGCTATTAAAATCGAAACTACATCGTGTCACAACAACACATGCTGAGCTAGACTATGAAGGCTCATGTGCTATTGATGGTCACTTATTAGAGGTGGCAGGGATTCGAGAATACGAACAAATCCAGATCTATAACATCAATAATGGTGAACGTTTTACAACTTATGCAATTCGCGCCGAAGATCATAGTGGAATTATCTCAGTGAATGGTGCGGCTGCTCACAAGGCTAATCCAAATGATTTACTCATCATTGCAACCTATGCGGCAATGGATGAAGCTGAAGCTGAAAGTTTTAAGCCAAAGTTAGTGTATTTTGATGAAAACAACAAAATCACTCACACTCGTAACACTCTGCCAACACAAGCTTCTAATATATCAAAAGCGAGTTAA
- a CDS encoding OmpA/MotB family protein: protein MPKKVKSCPAWLATFADLMSLLMALFVLLYAMSSTDIPKYKAVVESLTEALGNGSELTPEQEQFFQSLQPASESERAQEPTPIVFEQSTIQDLKPLFKDLIKTYSEADKNSEIKIDYDDDKNQIRLIFPEQIAFDPGRADLKPRFVELLQKFFAFKNEKVALQVIGHTDSRPISGGRFKSNWELSSARAASVIEQLVRDETIRAEQAQAIGLADTQPVSKGITPLDYAKNRRVEVLITPEDLRPR, encoded by the coding sequence GTGCCAAAGAAGGTTAAGTCTTGTCCAGCTTGGCTGGCAACTTTTGCAGACTTAATGTCACTCCTTATGGCATTGTTTGTACTTTTGTACGCTATGTCGAGTACTGATATTCCAAAATATAAAGCGGTGGTTGAATCTTTAACAGAAGCTTTGGGTAATGGCAGTGAATTGACTCCTGAGCAAGAGCAGTTTTTTCAATCTTTGCAACCAGCCTCAGAAAGTGAGCGAGCACAAGAGCCGACTCCTATTGTTTTTGAACAAAGCACTATTCAAGACCTAAAACCTTTGTTTAAAGACTTAATTAAAACCTATTCTGAAGCGGATAAAAATAGTGAAATTAAGATAGATTATGATGATGACAAAAATCAAATACGCTTAATTTTTCCTGAGCAAATTGCATTTGATCCTGGCCGTGCTGATCTAAAACCGCGTTTTGTTGAGCTGTTGCAAAAGTTTTTTGCTTTTAAAAATGAGAAGGTCGCTTTACAAGTCATTGGTCATACCGACAGTAGACCCATATCAGGTGGTCGTTTTAAATCTAACTGGGAGCTGTCTAGTGCACGAGCGGCTAGCGTTATAGAGCAGTTGGTACGAGATGAAACCATTAGGGCTGAACAAGCGCAAGCAATAGGGTTGGCTGATACACAGCCTGTATCAAAAGGAATAACGCCTTTAGATTATGCCAAAAATCGCAGGGTTGAGGTTCTTATTACACCTGAAGATTTAAGACCTAGATAA